CCGCGCCGCGGCCCGCGCGTTCTACCACGCCGTCGGGTTCAACGACGAGGAGCTCGCGAAGCCGCTGGTCCTCATCGCGAACACGTGGACCGACGCCATGCCGTGCAACTTCGGGCTGCGCGGGCTCGCCGACCACGTCAAAGCCGGCGTGCGCGCGGCCGGCGGAACGCCGATGGAGTTCAACACGATCGCGATCTCCGACGGGATCACGATGGGAACCGAAGGGATGAAGGCCTCGCTCGTCTCGCGCGAGCTGATCGCCGACTCGATCGAGCTCGTCGCACGCGCGTACGGCTTCGACGCGATCGTCGCGCTCGTCGCGTGCGACAAGACGATTCCGGCCGCCGGGATGGCGCTGCTGCGGCTCGACGTCCCCGGGATCGTGCTCTACGGCGGCTCGATCGCGCCCGGTCGTTACAACGGCCGCGACGTCACGATCGGCGACGTGTTCGAGGCGATCGGCGAGCACGCGGCCGGCACGATCGGCGATGCGGAGCTGCGCGCGATCGAGTACGCCGCGTGCCCCGGCGCGGGCGCGTGCGGCGGACAGTTCACCGCCAACACGATGGCGACCGCGCTGGAGTTTCTCGGCCTCTCGCTGGTCGGCAGCGCGAGCCCGGGCGCCACCGATCCGCGCAAAGAGAAGGAGGGCTATCGCGCCGGCGTCAGCGTGATGGAGATGCTGCGCAGCGGGCTCACGCCGCGTGCGATCGCGACGCGCGCCGCGTTCGAGAACGCGCTCGCGGCGGCGACCGGCACCGGCGGCTCGACGAACAGCGTGCTGCACTTGATCGCGCTCGCGCGCGAGGCCGGCGTCCCGCTGACGCTCGAAGACTTCGAGCGCATCTCGGAGCGCACGCCGATCGTCGCCGACTTGCGGCCCGGCGGCAAGTACGTCGCGCTCGACGTCGACAAGGCCGGCGGAATCCAACTGATCGCGAAGCGGATGGTCGAGGGCGGGTTGGTCGACGGCCGGACGCTCACGCCGAGCGGGCGCACCTTGCGCGAGGAAACCGCGAACGTCCAGGAGACGCCGGGGCAGCAGGTCGTCGCCACCGCCGAGCGCCCGTTCAAGAAGAAGGGCGGGCTGCGAATCCTGCGCGGCAACCTCGCACCCGAGGGCGCCGTGGTCAAGGTCGCCGGCCACGAGCCGTCCCGGCTCACCGGGCGCGCGCGCGTCTTCGACCGCGAAGAAGACGCGATGCACGCGCTCGACGCGCGCGAGATCGTACCGGGCGACGTCGTCGTCATTCGCTACGAAGGCCCGAAAGGCGGTCCGGGGATGCGCGAGATGCTCGGCGTGACGTCGGCGATCGTCGGACAAGGGCTGGGCGATTCGGTCTCGCTCGTCACCGACGGGCGCTTCAGCGGCGCGACGCGCGGTTTGATGGTGGGCCACGTCGCGCCCGAGGCGTTCGCCGGCGGACCGCTCGCAGCGGTCCGCGACGGCGACACGATCACCATCGACGTGGAGCGGGGCCGCCTCGAGATCGCGCTCACCGGCGAGGAGATCGCCGAGCGGCTGCGCACGTGGCGTGCGCCGCAACCGCGCTATGCCGACGGTGTCTTCGCGAAGTATGCGGCGCTCGTCTCTTCCGCCTCGGAAGGCGCGGTGACGCGCGTGGCGGCAACGCGATGATCTCGCTGCGCTGCAGCGGCTGCGGCGAGCAGCCGCCGGACGCCGACGTGCTCGCGTGCCCGTTGTGCGAGGAGCTGCTGGCGTTCGAGCTCCGCACCGACGCGATCAGCGCGTACGCCGTCGAGGACCGGGCACGGTTGCGCCGGGCGTCGGTCGATGCGCGCGACCGGAGCGGCGTGTGGCGCTATCGCGAGCTGTTGCCGCCCGTCGCGGACGACGCGATCACGACGCTGCGCGAAGGCGACGTCCCGCTGATCGAAGCGAACCGCGGCGCCTCGTACGCCGGCGTCGACCGGCTCGCCTACCTGCATCTCGGAATGAACCCGACCGCGTCGTTCAAGGACGCCGGGATGACGGTCGCGATCTCGCACGCGCGCGAGCGCGGCGCGCGCGTCGCGATCTGCGCGAGCACCGGGAACACTGCGGCGTCGGCGGCGGCATACGCCGCGCGCGCCGGGATGACGGCCGTGGTGATCGCGCCCGTCGACGCGATCAGCGCCGCGAAGGTCACGCAGACGCTCGACTACGGCGCGCACGTCGTCGCGGTCGAGGGCGATTTCGACGACGCGCTGCGCGCGGTGCGCCCGCTCGATCCGGCGACCGTCACCGTCGTGAACAGCGTGAACCCGTACCGCATCGAAGGGCAGAAGACGGCGGCGTTCGTGCTGCTCGAGCAGCGCCGCTGGCACGCGCCGGACTGGGTCGTCCTCCCGGGTGGAAACCTCGGCAACGCCAGCGCGCTCGGCAAGGGGTTTCGCGAAGCGCGCGGGATCGGGCTGACGGCGCGGCTTCCGCGGCTGGCCGTCGTGCAGGCGGCGGGCGCGGCACCGTTCGCGCGCGCGTGGCGCGAGGATCGCGAGCTGGTTCCGGTGCGCGCGCAGACCGACGCGACCGCGATCCGGATCGGCGCGCCCGCGTCGTGGAAGAAGGCGCGCGCCGAAGTGCGGTTCTCGGCCGGCACGGTCCTCGACGTGCGCGACGACGAGATCGCCGAAGCTCGCGCGGTGATCGGGCGCGACGGCGTCGGGTGCGAGCCCGCGTCGGCCGCTTCGCTCGCCGGTCTGCGGCAGCTGGTCTCGAGCGGGACGGTGCCGCGCGACGCCGACGTCGTCTGCGTCCTCACCGGACACGTGCTCAAAGACACCGCGTACGCCGAGCGCTATCACGCCTCGAGCGCGCCGCACGCGAACGCGATCGTGCGCGGCACCGATCTCGCCGACTACCTGAACCTGCTGCTGCTGACGCGCGCGTGAGAGGTCACGTGCGCTTAGCGCCCGTGACGCGGACCGATGATTGAGTTCACGGTCAGCGCGCCCGCGTCGAGCGCGAACCTGGGCGCGGGATTTGACGCGGTCGCGCTCGCGCTCGAGCTGCGGATGACGGCGCGCGTGCGCGAGCGCGCGCCGGGCTCCTCGTCGGAGTGGCGGTACGGCGGACCGCAGGCGCCGACGCACGACGGTGTGCGCGGCGCGGTCGAACGCGGCATCGTGCGAATCGCGCCGGCCGCGCCGCCGCTGCAGGTCGAGCTGACGAACGCGATCCCGCTGGGCGCGGGGCTGGGGAGCAGCGCGGCGGCGCACGCGCTCGGGGTCGCGATCGGCGCGCGGCTGGTCGACCGCCCGCCCGACGACGACCTGCTCGCGCTCGCCGTCGCCGAGCTCGAAGGCCATCCCGACAACGCGCTTGCCGCATGGTACGGCGGCGCGATCGTCGCCGCGCACGGCGAGGACGGCCTCAGCTCGGCGCGCTTTTCACCCCCGCCGGTCTCTGCGGCCGTCGTCGTCCCCGAGATCGCGCTGCCGACCGAAGCGGCCCGCGCGCTCATCCCTCAGACCTACGCGCGCGCCGACGCCGTCCACAACGTCCAGCGGGCGGCGCTGCTCGGCGCTGCGCTCGCAAGCGGCCGGGTCGACCTGCTGCGGGCCGCGGTCCGCGACCGGCTTCACCAGCCGTACCGGGCGGGGTCGGTTCCGGGCCTGGAGGAGATGCTGGCGCTCGACGATCCCGCGCTCGTCGCGGTCGCGCTCTCCGGGGCCGGGCCTTCGGTGCTTGCGCTGGCGCGCTCCGGGCCGGAGCGGATCGGGCGCGCGCTGGCAGCGATCTTCGCGCGCCACGGCGTGCGCAGCGCGGTCCTGACGCCGGCGCTCGCGGCGACCGGCATCACCATAACGACATCTGAACGCGCGTAGCGAGCAAGCTGGAGGGGGAGCCTCCGGCCGCGAGAACGTGGGACGTAATGATCAGCGTCAGCGTCGGTTCGCCGGCCGGGATGTGCACCGTCGCAAACCCCGCGTTCTACCGCTACGTGCTTCGACTCGCCGAGGCGCCGCTGCGCACCACCGCCCTCGACCGCGCCCAGCTCGACGTCCTGGCGAACGTCCCGCACGCGTACGCTGACGAGGAGGAGTGCTCGGGCGACGGTTGGCGGATCGTCCCCGCGATGTCGTACGAAGACTGGCCGGTCCTCGAAGCGACCCCGCAGCGCCTGCGCGCCGCCTTTCAAACCGCACGGCGCCTGCTGTGGAAGAACGCCGGCCCGGTCGGCATCAGCGCCGGCGACATGATCGCGATCGACACCGAGATCGAATCCGTTTTGGCCGTCCTGCGCCAAGCGGAAGCCGGCGGCTTCAGCGTCAACGTCAGCTACGTCAGCTGAGTGGCTTCGGCTTCGCCGAAGCCTTCGCGTTCGGCGCTGACGCGCCGCTCCGCGCTCGATTTTTCACGGTAACATCGCCGTCACGGCGCGGTTCCGCGCGGCGTTCATCATCGTCCTCGTGCCGACGCGCGAGGACGTTCTTGCAATCCGTTCGATTGGTGAAGCGTTCGACCTTTCGAGCCGCAAGGTGCGAAAGCGCGAGGTCGCGCTGATCCGAGTCGCTGTGGCGGAGCGTCTGATTCGGCTTACCGATCATGCGGACGATGCGATGTTCGACGAAGCAATCTCCGAAGAGACGATGTGGTATGTGGTTACTCGCGGCCGAGCTCGATCAAAGGATATCGACGAGCGCGCCGGACGACAGATCGGGATCAACTTCGAGGCCGACGACGGCCGCCGGCGGCGTATCCGCGTCAAGGTATCATGGGCGGTTAGGTATTTCGTCGCGACCGTTCATACGGTATAAGAGGATGAGATGGACGATGAGATGACCCTCGAGAATGCGCTCGTGACGTTCGATAAACGTATGGGACCCGGCGTGCTCGTTCATATCACCGGCATCCCGGCGGAGATTGTCCGTTCCCCGGGCAAGGGCGATTTGACGCTCTTCGACATGGCGACGTCGGGCCGGCTCCAGCACCTGCTCCGCGTCGCACGCAGGCGCGTGGAGGTCGGCGAAACCGACGTTACGATCGACTTCACGAGCGACGCGTAGCCGCGGTCGATTACTGGCGGGGGTTGAACAAGCTCCCCAGGACGTTCCCGACGTTGCTCGTGCCGCCGGCTTGCGTCGCGCCTTCGTATTGGGGCTCGTGATACGTCATCGACTGGAGGCCGAGCCGCCCCGGCCCCGTGAAACGGTTGATGATGAACGACGCGCCGCCGACCAGCGCGCCGAGCGCGCCCATGATCCCGCCGCCGCCGCCCGACTGCAGCACCGTGACGGTGTCCATCCGGACCGAGGAGTCTTTCCAGAGCCACGCGCCGGGCTCGACGTCGATCTGCTCGCCGGGGCCGAGCTGTTTCTCGAAGACGTTGCCGTAGCCGTGCAGGAGCAGCAGACCTTCGGCGTTCGTGGCGCTGAAACGGTCGATGAACAGCCCGCTGCGGGAGAAGAAGACGTTCGCCAAGCCTTGCTGCCAGTAGAAATCGTACGCGACGGTGTTCGTCGCGAGCAAGAACTGATGCTCGCGCACGTCGACGATCTGTCCTGGGCGCAGCTTCAGCGCGACGATCTGTCCGGGCGCTTCGCGCGACATCGCGATGTTGCCGGGACCTTGCGCGGTCGAGATGAAGATCTGCAAGCCCGCGAAGACCCGCCGCGCGGCGTTCTTCAAGCCCATGAAGCCGAGTCTCACCTGCGGCTGCTTCCACAATAAGATGTGGTGCTCGAAGTAGATGCTGGTGCTCGGGCCCAGCTCGACGTCCGCGACCGGAACCAGCTCGCCCTCGACGCGCACCGTGGTGTCGCCGACGGTGATCGGCTCTTTCGGGTTGTCGCGTTCGGCGATCGGCTCGGTGTACGTGCCGACGCCGATCGGCTGCGGGGCGGGCGCGCCGCAGCTGGGACAGAACTTCGATCCGTCGGGGATCGCGCTTTGACAGCTCGGACAGGTCATGCGCGCGAGCGTTCGCCGCGGCTCGGTTCGGGCCTACTCGCTTGAGCGAGGCTCCGCCGCGCCGCGACGGGCCGCGATCAGGCCGACCCCGCCGCCGACCGACGCGAACGCGAGGACGAAGAGCAGGCTCAGCTCGGGCCGGGAGCTTTCCGGAACGGCGGCGGACGCCGCGCGCTGATCCGCGGCTGGCTGCACCGCCGTCGCGGCAGCCGCGGGTGCGGAACGGGACGGCGCCTCGGCCGCGAGCGCGCTCGCCGTTCCGGCCAAGGTGAGAAGCGCCAGGAGCGGCGCGAAGCGGAGGCGGAACATCCCGACCCGTGTACCCGCTTTTCGCCGGGTACGTGGGTTGACATGGAACGCGAATCGGTGCAGCGCGAGTCGATCGAAGCCGACGAGATCGGGACCGACGACCAAGAGTTCTCCTCGGTCGAAGACGTCGGCTCCGAGCCGAGCGAAAACCCCGCCGTCGACGACGTGTAGCGGTTGGAGCAGCGTCCGCCGGGCCGCCAGCGGTTCTCGGTCTTTCATCGCTCCGCCGACGAGGAGGCCGGCCGCCGCGCCTGGCATCACGCGTACGCCGAGGTGTTTCGGGGCTTCGGCTCGGTGCTCGACGTCGGCTGCGGGACCGGGGTGTTTCTCGACCTGCTGCGCGAGCGTGGCGTCGGGCGCGTGCTCGGCGTCGACCGCGATCCGGAGATGGTCGCGGACACGCGCGCGCGCGGACACGAGGCGCGCGTGCTGGACGCGCGCACGCAGCTTGAAGCGCTCGGCGAGCGCTTCGACGGCATTCATCTCGCGTTCGTGATCGAGACGACGGACGGTGACGAAGGGCTCGCCATGCTGCGCGCGTGCGCAGCGCTGCTGAAGCCGGACGGGCTGCTCGTCGTGCGCACGCTGAACCCGCGCAACGCCGCGATTCGCGACGGCAGCTTTTGGCTGGAGCCCTGGTCGAAGCGCCCGTGGCCGCTCGAGACGCTGCACGTCGTGCTGACCGATCTCGGCCTGCGCATCGTCGGCGCGGGGAACGAACCGGAGGGCTGGCAGCACGTCTACATCCTCGGCCGCGCGCCGGCGGCACCGCGCGCGCACGACGAGCGTGTCGCGGTCGCGTTTCAAGGCGAGTTCTTCGCGTACAACTCGATGGCTACGGTGAACCGCGAGCTCGCGAGCGCGCTGCGCGAGCACGCCGACGTCGCGCCGGTGATCGTCCCCGACGAGCCCGCGCCCGAGCCGTCGGTCGCCGCCGATCCGCGCTTCGGTGCGTTGCGCGCCGCGACGCGGCGCGGCGTTCCCGCTTGCGACGTGCTGATCCGGCAGTCGAACGGCGCAGCGGACTTTCGCCGGCCCGACGGCGTGGGCGCGCTGGTGCAGATCCTGCCGTGGGAGTACGGCACGCTGCCGCGCGCCTGGGTGGACGCGTTGCGCGAAGGCGGCGCCGACGAAGTGTGGACGCCGACCGACTACTGCCGCACGATGTTTCTCGACGCCGGGATCGCGCCCGAGCGCGTCGCGGTCGTGCCGAACGGAATCGACCCGGAGCGTTTCTCGCCCGAACGCGCGCTCGAGCCGTATCCGCTCGCCACGCGCGCGGCGTTCAAGTTCCTGTACCTCGGCGGCGCGCTCCCGCGCAAGGGCGTCGACGTGCTGCTCGCCGCGTACCGCAGCGCCTTCACGCGCGGCGACGACGTCGCGCTCGTGCTGAAGCTGTTCGGAACGCAGACCTTCTACCAGCTGGACGACGGGGGCGCCGCGCTGCGCGCGTTCGCGAACGAAGAAGACGCGCCCGAGCTGCTGGTCATCGACGAAGAGCTCAGCGACGAGGACGTGGTGCGGCTCTACCGCACCTGCGATGCGCTGGCGTTTCCGTACCGCGGCGAAGGGTTCGGGTTGCCGATGCTCGAGGCGCTCGCCTGCGGTCTGCCGGTGATTGCAACCGCCGGAGGCGCGGCGGACGCATTCTTGGACGACGACGTCGCCTATCGCGTTCCCGCCAAGCGAGTCGCGCTGCGCGGACCGATGCGCGGCGAGACGCTCGCCGGCGAAGGCTGGTGGCTCGAGCCCGACGTCGACGCGCTCGCGGCAACGCTGCGCCACGTCGCCGCGCACCGCGACGAAGCGCGCGCCAAGGCGCTGCGCGGCTCGCAGCGCGCGCGCACCGACTGGACGTGGGAACGCGCCGCGGCGGTCGCCGCCGAGCGGCTGCGCGGGTTGCTCGCGCGCACGTCCGAAACGACGGCGCGATGAACGGCGCGCTCAGCGACCAGCGGATCTTCGAGCGGCGCGTGCTGTTCGGTCCGCTGCGCGAGGCGCTCGCCGCCGTGCAGCTGCGCGGGCCGATCGCGCTGCTCGGGACGCCGCGTTCGCTCGGCGCGATCGAGGACGACATGTTCGGCGGTGCGGCGGTGCACCGGTTCGCCGGCGCGCGGCTGCACAATCCGCGCGACGTGGTGGAAGCTGCCGGAAACTTCGTCGAGGCGCGCGGGTGCGCGAGCGTGCTGGCGATCGGGAGCTCGAGCGCGATCGATCTCGGCAAAGCGGTTTCGGACGGGCGCGACCTCGTGCTCGCGCTCGCGCCCAGCGCGCTCGGCGGCGCGGAGATGTCGCGCGGGTACGGCGTCGTCGAAGGCGATCGCAAATCCGGCGGCCGCTTGCGCACGCCGGCGCCGATCGTGATCTACGATTCCACGTTGCTTGCGACGCTGCCGGCGCGCGAGCTGGGCTCGATCGGGATCAACGCGTGGGCGCACACGATCGAAGCAAGCTACGCGAAGCTGCAGCACGCGCTCGGCACCGCCGCCGCGACCGCGGCCGGACGGCGCTTGCCGCGGCTGCTGAAGCGCGCCGCGACGCAGCGCGACCAGCCGCTGCACCGCGCGCTGTTCGAGGCCGCGCACCTGGCCGGCTTCGCGCTCGACGCACGCTCGATGGGGTTGCACCACGCGGTCTGCCACGTGATCGGCGGGCTGACGCTGATCCCGCACGGAATCGTCAACGCCGTCGTGCTGCCGCACGCGATCCGCGCCAACGCGCGCCTCGCACCGCATGCGGTCGATGCGGTCACCGAGTCGTTCGGGATCGCGGACCTTGCCGCGGAAGCGGACGCGATCGCCGCCACCTACGCGCTCCCGCGGACGTTCGCCGAACTCGGTGCGCCAACGAACTTCGTCGAGCGCGCTTTACCGCGCGTCGCCGAGCACGCGCTGCTGAAGAACAACCCCATCGTCCCCGACAGAGGGACGCTGCGCGAGCTGCTGCAGCGCGCCTACGGCGGCTGAGCCCGCCTAGACCGACGCGGGGCTAGTTGACGACTTCGACCCGTTCGTCGGGGAAGACGCGGAAGCGGGTCTCGAAGCCGCGCACGCCGGTGTCGGTGCGGATGCGGCTGTGGACGACGATGTCGCGGGCGCTGCGCCCGTCCTCGAGCTTGCGCGGGACGTCGGAGTCGAGCCGGATCAGCGGCGCCATCCCGGCGCCGGGCGGGGCGAGCCGTTTGAGCCGCACCAGATGATCGGCGATCGTGCCCTGCACCGCGAACGAGAACGTGCTGCCGGCGAAGCCGCCCGGCGCGCCGCCGGCGTTCGGCTCGGGGATGTCGTCGACGTAGCGCACGACGGCCGCGCGGTCATCCTCCGAGATCGCGGTGAAGGTGCAGAAATAGCGGTGGCTGACGCGCTTGGTGCCGCGCGCCGGCTCGTACTTGATGATCCGCACGCGGCTGGGGATCGTGCGGCGGCGGATCGTGAACGTCACCGGCACGTCGCTGCCGCCGCCGCGCACGGCGACTTCCGAGACGAACGCCAGGCCGTCGGGCGAGAGCCGCATGCCGACGACCGCGATGCGCTTGCCCTCGGAGATCGTGACGGCGTCGAACGTCCCGCTGCGCCCGGACGCTCCCTCGAACCACATCCGCTCGGAACTCTTGAAGAGCCCGCCGATCAGATCCATGTGCCTAGATTATCGGCAGAGCCGCGCCTGAAAGAAGGGTTCTCATCTCCTTCTCAGTAACTGAAATATTGATTATCGGAACAAGGGGGCGGGGATGGGGAAGAAGCGCGGACCGGTCTACGAGAGCCCGGAGTACCTGTCGGCCGATCCGGAGATCGCGGCCTTCTCCGAGCAGTACCTCACCATGCGCGGGACGACGCCGCGCACCCGCGAGGCCTACCAGCGCGACTTGGAGCACTTCGGCGCGTTTCTGAAAGCGCGCGCGCTCGGCGGCGATCCGGACAAGAAAGCGCCGCCGCCGTACGAGCAGCTGGCCGGCGCGGCGTACGCGGACATCCTCGCCTATCAGACGCACCTGGCGCGCTCGCGCCGCTACGCGCCGCGCTCGGTTCGCCGCAAGGTCGCCACGCTGCGCACGTTCTACAAGCACCTGCGCCGGGCGGGCCGGCGCAGCGACAACCCGGCCGCCGACGCGATCCTCCCGAAGATCGGCAAGCCGCTCCCCAAGGCGATGCGGGGCGATGAGGTCGCGAAGGTGTTCGCGGTCACGCTCGCCGGGCTGAGCGAGCCGCAGCGGCGGCGGGACCGGGCCATCCTGCAGTGCCTTTGGTCGTGCGGGGTGCGGCGCGCCGAGCTGGTCGGGCTCGACCTGAACGACGTCGACCTGGAGGGCCGCCAGCTGCGCGTCATCAAGGGCAAGGGCAACAAGGATCGCTACGTGCCGATGACGCCCGAGGCGGCGGCAGCGATGCGCGCCTACCTCGACGTGCGCCCGCGCGCCAGCGTCCCGGCGTTCTTCGTCGGGCGCGGCGACCGCCGGCTCAGCGCGGCAGCCGTGTACAAGATCGTGCGAACGTACATGACGCTCGCCGGGATCACCGAGTATGCTTCACCGCACACCTGGCGGCACACGGTGGCGACGCTCATGCGCGAGCGTGGTGCGGATCTTCTGTTCCTCAAAGAGTTTCTCGGTCACGAGTCGACCGCGACGACCGAGATCTACACCAAGCTCGCGCGCGAGCGCTTACGCACGGAGTTCGACAAGTTCCATCCGCGCGAGGACGTCTAGGCTATATTCGTGCGCCGCGGCCGGTGATGATGTTGAACACCAGCAGCACGATGGCGATGACGATCAGCAGATGGATCAGCCCGCCGCCGAAGTGCAGCAAGAAGCCGAGCAGCCAGAAGATGAACAGGATGACGATGATTCCCCAGATGAGTCCGGCCATAAAGACAGAGTCCTCCCTTTCGAGCCCTGCTTGCCCGACCAGGAGGCTTCTTAAACGACCGGCCGGGTCGCCTCGCGGGCTTTGACGAGCGCGGTCAGCGTCTCGTTGTACGGCGTCGGGACCGCGGCGCGGCGGCCCGCCGCGACGACCGCTCCGTTGATGAAGTCGACCTCGGTCGGGACGCCGGCGCGCAGGTCGTAGAGCATCGAGTTGTCGAGCTCGGCCGTCTGCTCGACGATCGTGCGCACGTACGACCACGGGTCGGTAAACGGGAGCGGGATCCGCATCGCGTTCGCGACGGTCGCCGCTTCCTGCGCCAGCGAGCGCGCGACGTCGCCGGCGTGCGCGTCGGTCAGCACCACGCCGTTGTGCCGGTCGAGCAGCGCGGCGACCGGGTTGATCGCCGCGTTCGCGATCAGCTTGCCCCATAGGTGCGGGCGGATGTCGTACGCCGCGCTCGCGTGCAGGCCGGCGTCGACGAGCAGCGCGACGACGCGGTTCACGGTTGCGGGCGAAGCGCCGGCGCTGCCGAGCACCGTCGTGCCGTCGCCGATCCGCTTGGCGTCGGCCGAGCCGACCGTGAGCGCCGACTCGGTCGTCGCGCCGATGACCAGCGAGATCATCGAGCCGAGCGAGGTTTTGATCGCCTCTTCGTTGCCCAGGCCGTTCTGCAGCGAGACGATCGCCGTCGCCGGACTCAGCTCGTTCGCGAACGGGCGCAGCGCGCGGAGCGTGTCGGTCGCGCGCACGAACACGAACAGCACCTGCACGCCGAACAGCTCGCGCGGCTCGCTGGTCGCCCGCGCGGCCCGCGCCTCGCCGTCGATCTTCAGCCCCTCGCGGTTGACCGTCTCGACGACGTCGCGCTTCCGCTCGAGCAGGATCACGTCGTTAGAAGCGGCCAGCCGCTGCCCGAACAACGTCCCGAGCGCGCCCGCGCCCACTATTCCGATTCTCATCGCGCTCGGTCCATCACCATGCTCGTATCTTCATCTTCTTCTTCTTCGACATGAGACCGATCAGGAGAACCCCCGCGAGGAAGCCGCCGATGTGGGCGAAGTACGCGATCCCGCCGGTCGACTCCGCCGCGCGGCTGCTGATCGTGCCGAAGCCGTCGAGGAACTGCGTGAGCGCCCAGACGCCGATGACCATGATCGCCGGGAGCCGCACGAACAGCGGGATGACGAAGACGGGGACAATCGTGCGCACCGAGGCGAACGGAAAGTTCACCAGGTACGCGCCGAGCACGCCCGCGATCGCGCCGGAGGCTCCGAGCGCGGGGACGTGGCTGCCCGGCGCGACCGCGACCTGCGCGATCCCGCCGGCGATCCCGCACAGCAGGTAGAACACGAAGAACCGGAGGTGGCCGCAGACCGCCTCGACCGCCCGCCCGAACACGAACAGGAACAGCATGTTGAATCCGATGTGCAGCCAGCCGCCGTGCAGGAACATCGAGGTGACGATCGTGAGCGGCGGAAACTGCGGCGAGGGCGGCGGCAGCACGACCCAGTGCGTGACGTCGTACGGGATCGTCGCATAGGCGAGGATGAACGCGTCGGGATCCGGCGCGCTCAGCTCGAGGACCCACACGTACACGTTGACAAAGAGCAAACCGTAGAGGACGAACGAACCGC
This genomic window from Candidatus Eremiobacterota bacterium contains:
- a CDS encoding rhomboid family intramembrane serine protease; amino-acid sequence: MIPIGDDEHRLSGGSFVLYGLLFVNVYVWVLELSAPDPDAFILAYATIPYDVTHWVVLPPPSPQFPPLTIVTSMFLHGGWLHIGFNMLFLFVFGRAVEAVCGHLRFFVFYLLCGIAGGIAQVAVAPGSHVPALGASGAIAGVLGAYLVNFPFASVRTIVPVFVIPLFVRLPAIMVIGVWALTQFLDGFGTISSRAAESTGGIAYFAHIGGFLAGVLLIGLMSKKKKMKIRAW
- a CDS encoding 2-dehydropantoate 2-reductase translates to MRIGIVGAGALGTLFGQRLAASNDVILLERKRDVVETVNREGLKIDGEARAARATSEPRELFGVQVLFVFVRATDTLRALRPFANELSPATAIVSLQNGLGNEEAIKTSLGSMISLVIGATTESALTVGSADAKRIGDGTTVLGSAGASPATVNRVVALLVDAGLHASAAYDIRPHLWGKLIANAAINPVAALLDRHNGVVLTDAHAGDVARSLAQEAATVANAMRIPLPFTDPWSYVRTIVEQTAELDNSMLYDLRAGVPTEVDFINGAVVAAGRRAAVPTPYNETLTALVKAREATRPVV